The window TTCGTGATATTCTTGGGCACGTCTCTATCCAAACCACTGAAATCTATGCCAGGGCCGATTCCAAACAAAAACGCGAAGCCATCGAAAAAGTATATGTTAATGTCAGTCCGAATGAAAAACCCCGATGGACACAGGACGACAATCTGTTAACCTGGCTTAAAAAGTTCTAACGATGTTGTAGAAAGTGTAAGTGATGAGGGTATTAATGAAGGGGTGCTTTAGTACAGCATCCCTTCATTCCTTAATAATGTGAACACCCTTTTGGAAAGCACGATTATGCGTAACGATAATAGCAGGCACAGGAGTTCCAACAACTGCAAAATTCCTATTTTGATGAGAGAACAGGAAATTGTTATTTAAGCAATTGCTTAAATGCTTATATTTGCTGCCATGGATAGTTGCACACGAATATTTGCGGACAGCGGGCAGATCAAAAACTGCCGGGAGACCGTGAAAACACATCAGCAGGCTTTTACTGATCTTGCACAGGTCGTGGCCTTAGCAGGTAATGAAGTCCGTTTAAAGATATTATTCCTTTTGGCACAGGAGCAGGAACTGTGTCCCTGCGATTTAAGTGATATCCTTACCATGACGATTCCGGCCGTATCGCAGCACCTGCGTAAACTAAAGGATGGCGGCGTGATCTGTTCGCGCAAATCCGGGCAAACTGTTTTTTATTCGGTTAACCCTGTTCAAATTACGTTGTTGCAACCATTCTTCCAGATCATACAGGAACCATTAAGCGAAGCAAAAGCATGAAAGAAGCAACTCAAAAAGGCTGGATTGGTGGAATAATTGCCGCAATAGCCGCCTCCCTTTGCTGTATCGCACCCTTGCTGGCCATCTTTGGCGGATTAAGCGGCGCCGCTACTTATTTCAATTGGATAGCGCCTTACCGGCCTTACCTGATCGGTATCACGGTACTGGTATTTGCATTTGCCTGGTACCAGCAATTGGTAGTTACGCCGAAAAAAGAAAAAGATTGCTGTACACCTACAAGCCGTTCCATTTGGCAATCCAAAAAGTTCCTGCTGATCGTGACTGTGTTTGCAGCTGTACTGACCGCCTTTCCTTATTATTCTGCGCTATTCTACAAGGCTCCTCCAAAAACAACTGCTGTTGCTTTGCAAAGCAACTTTAAGTCGATCAGGCTGAATATAAAAGGCATGGGCTGTGCGGATTGCACCAAACATATTGACGGCTCGCTGATGAGCCTTAACGGTGTAACTTCCTCCAACACCTCATTTGAAAAGGCACAAACCATCGTTCAATACGATCCTGATAAAACCAATGCGGACAGCATCGATCATAAGATCAAAGAAATAGGCTATCAGCCAACCCTTATTAAACAAAACTAACATGGCTGCGACCATCCAACTTAATTCAGTAATTACCTGTCCTAACTGTGGCTTTCAGAAAGAGGAAGAAATGCCTACCAATGCCTGCCAGTACTTTTATGAATGTGAGGCCTGCAAAACGACCCTAAAGCCGCTGGCTGGTGATTGCTGTGTTTTTTGCAGTTACGGTACGGTGAAATGTCCGCCGATACAGCAAGGGAGTTCCTGCTGCGGATAAGCTATTTGACGATCTCGTAAAAAGTGATCAGGTTGCCATGCAGGTCAAGCGTAGGGAAATCCCGGTGCCCCCATGATTGGTCTTCGACTACCGTTTCGGCATTATAGATCACGCCTGTTGCTTTCATTTCCTTATAAAGCTCATCTATCCCGGTCACCTGTATTCGACAACTGGCGGTTCCCGCTAAGAAACTTTCCGCACCACAACTGATTGGCCGGAAAACGAGCCAGAACTTGTAGCGCCAGGATTGGTCACAAGCTGCCCAAAGGTGGATATCAACGCTATTCCGAACTAAGATGGCAAAGCCGTCCTCCTGATAACGCGCTTTAAAACCCATTTTACTTTCATAAAATGCTACTGCCTTGGCAATGTTTACGACAGGTAAAGCCGGAATGCTTTGTTTGAAGTCTATCATGGTTTATTAAGCCGTTAATGTCTTGATGTATGCGAGCGTGTCCGCATCCAAAACTGCCTTATCTGCCCCGGCATTCAAAAGCAAGTGAATACAGGCTATTTGATTATGCTGGTTACCGCTATCGCCGGAAGTTAAAGTATGCACTGCCCAGCCTATTGGTGTAGAATTGAAAGTGGTATCCTGTTGGTTGATGTTTGCGCCTTTAGCGATTAAAGCAGCGACCAACTGATCACGGCCGCAGAAAGCAGCCCAATGCAGCGCGGTAGCTCCATCTTGGTCTGCATAAACGATATCAGCTCCCTGTTCAATATAGAATATTCCCAGCTTTTCAGCGTGAAGACTGGCGGCCGCTATGAGTGGTGTGTTTTGGTCGCCGGACGATTTGTAACCATTAATATCTGCCCCAAACTCCAACAACACTTTTGCGATCTCAATTGCTTTTTCATCAGTGATTGCGCCGGCAAATACTACGTCGCATATCCGATGAAGGGGATGCCCTTTCATCTCCGGCTGAGCGTCGCTACATGGAACGCCGGTATTGGCAATACTTGGATCAGCCTCAAGTACAGCCCTTAGCTGCTGAAGATCTCCTTGGGTAACTAACTTGAATAACTGGCTTGCCAACATCGTCGCATTGTTTATCTCAAAGCTAAAAAATATTACTTATTGAATTGAGTAGCAATAAATGCGAATGGTTGAAATACTAAAAATTTATGTAAAGCGAAATCACACGAGTACGCTTTGAAAAGTGATTTAAACCCCATTTCATTACATAACGTGAGGCTTTACATAACCGGTATTATGTAAAACTTCACATAACACCGGTTCATCCGGCCGGGTGACCGGCGAGCATTTACACTTCAGCGTCAGCTATAGACAGGTTCCTGTCAACCCGCTGCATTTTCTGCGGGGCTTAATGAATAATCAATTAACAAATTAAATAAGGAAAAACCATGAGTACACCTTTTAAACCCCTGTCCGAACAGATCACAGGAAAAATGATCGCGGACCTGAAAGCCGGAACTTCTATCTTTCAACGGCCAAACAACAGTTTAAACTCGGCATTGCCGTTCAACATCGAAAGCGGCCACCGTTATGCCGGGCCGTCGGCGCTGATCCTTTTAATGCAGAAGCGGGACGACCCGCGCTGGGGCACCTCTAACCAGGCTAACCGTAACCATACGGCGGTAGTTAAAGGCGCGACCGGCACACTAATCCAGTTTATGTCCAATTATGAATACCAGAAAATGGTGGACGGTGAAGGCCAACCTGTTTTAAAAGAGAACGGCAAGCAGCGCACCGAGCGCATCAAGCTGGATGAACCTAAACAGGTCGATGCCTGGCTGTTCAACGGCGAGCAGATGCGCAATATTCAAAAATGGGAAAAGGAACCTAACATCCTTTCACCCGCTGAAAGGGCGCAGGTTATCCTGGATAACAGCAAAGCCGTCATCGAAAATGGCGGCGAGGATATGTTCTATGACCGCCAGTTAGATGCGATCATTATCCCGGAAATGGAGCAGTTTGCCAGCCCGGAACAATATTATGCCGAAGCGCTGCACCAGTTGGCGCACTGGACGGCTACCGAAGACAGGCTGAATCGCCCGCTGGTAGGCGAGGCCGGTGAGTTTGTCATGATCCGCGAGGAATTGCGGACGAACCTGGCCTCTTTGTTATTAAGCAAAGAACTGAACCTGCCCTACGACCTCAATTACCACGAGGGCTTTGTCAATGCCTGGGCACAAGTCCTGAAGGAAGAGCCTTCCGAATTATTCAAAGCGGCCTCAGATGCGCAAAAGATCGTGGATCATATATTAGGCTTTGAGCAGCAGATCGAGGAAAAACAGGAAGCTGAACAAACACAGCAGTCGGCGAATGCGAATGAGATCGGCACAGCAGCGGAAACGCAAATCGATACGCCAAAGATCGATCCCACCAAACTAACCGAAGGCGAGGTCATCCCTCATAATGGCACCGAGTTTAAAGTGATTAAGGCCCAGAAGAATAACATTTACCAGATGCAGGATTTAGGCAGTGAGCGCAAGTTCAAAATGAGTTCCAAAGATGTACTGTTTAACGAGTTGCTGGATGCCCGGAATAACTCACAGGAAGTTGCTGCCAGCCGTAGTGTTTCCGCTGAAGAAGCTGCTTATCATGAAACCGAGGCCGTTGAACAATTCCTGGATGAACAATACCAGATAGAACGATAAAAGCGATGATCAAACAACAATTCAAAAGGGAGGAACTCCCGATGGAGGAACTTCAAAAATTAGGGCTGGCCGATTGGAATGTCTTGCACATCGATGATGACGACCTGGCGGCTTTGCTGAATGGTCGCCGGACGGATATGCTGCGTTTGGAAAATCTGGAACAGCAGGGTTTGCATATCCCGGCATTGGATGCGAAACTATCGCTTCGCCGCAATGAAAGCGGCGGTGTGGAACTTTTAGCTCATCCGATCTATAAATTTGCCGAAGGACCGGAATACCTAACCGATACCGAAATTGAAAGCCTGGAAAAAGGTGAAGCGGTGAATGTGGTCAAAACCATTAGTGACGGCGAAGGTGATAAACGCGAAGTACTGGTCGAATTTGATAAGGACACCAATGAGTTTATTACCGTCGATACCGGCAAGATTTTTCCACCGGATGAAATTAACGGCATCCCGCTGACACAGCAGCAAAAGAAAAATTACCGCAGAGGAAAAGAAGTCGAAACCGAAGACGGTACCACCATCCAGTTTTCAGCTAAAGACAAGCAGGCCATCCGTGCCGACCGTTTGGCCTTGATCGCTTCGGTGCTGATAGACGGCGGTGTTTCTTATGTATTGTTCAAAGGGCTGAATGCGCTGTTTAATAAGCCGCAGCATAAGGAACCCGGCAGGAACTTTCATAAAGCGATGGAGAAGCTTTCCGAAGCGGAAGCGAAACAGGCTGCCCCGACAGTTAAGCCGGGAAACGATACCGACGAGGAGATTTCCGAAACGATCAGCCGCTGATGCACCCTTACCTGACCCGTTTGGGCATAAGGCCGGAAGTACAGCGAATCTTCCGGCCTTTTTATACTTCAGATGCTTTGGGTAACCTGGTCTTTGCTTACGGCGCGGAAGCAGAACAATTTGGCTTTGCTTTTCATAAGGTGCCGGTAACAGACACGTTTTGGCTGGCAGGTAACCTGCAATTTTCACAAGTCCGCCTGGTTATCCTGTCCGCTTCGGCACTCGATGCGGTTTCCTGGCTGAATAAGAAGCTGCCCACCTTTCCGCAAACCGAAAACTTATTGTTTTTGGCTTTAGGGGCTGGTGTTAGCGATGCACAGGTTTTGTGGATCAGGGCGCATTTGGAAGGTAAAGCCTTTAGGCTGTTGTTTGGGCTGGATGTCCTGGGGCGGATGGCTGATGTGAAGCTGGCGGCTGCAATAAAGGGCTGGACTTTGTCGGTTTATTTGGGCGAAGGTGAACAGGTTGTAGTTAGTTTCCGGCAACATCATTTTTCTTTCAGCCAGGAACAATTCAGCCTTGCTGCTTTTGAGAAGGCGGCTGGTGTCCGGTTTGGCGTGGCAACCGATAAACCCAAAGTGTATAATACTTTTTTTGACGAGCTGAAGGCGGAAGCCGGGCTTTTGATCTGATTAATCTTTTAATTTTTATGGAAACTTTACCTATTGATGAGCCGCAGGTGATCACGATCCGTCCGGCGGCGGTTTTCGCCTTTGTGCATGTCATGGCGTTTATGCTGTGCAGCCTGGGCTTTTTGTTATTGGCCTGGCGCTTTTGGCCGGGGCTGGTGTGGATCAGTTTACTGTCGGCTGCATTCGGGCTTTACCGCTTTTGGTTTATCCGCCATATTTGTTATACCATCACGCCGGAGATCATCCGCATCAGGCGGGGGATCTTTTTTAAGCGCACCGACCAGGTTGAGTTATATCGTGTGAAAGATTACATTTTAACGCAGCCGTTTTTATTGCAGGTCTGCGGGCTGATGAACCTGACGCTGAAAAGTACCGACCCGGAAAACCCCATTGTTTGGCTGCGCGGAATTCCGGCCTCCGACCTCGTAGATACCCTGCGCGGATATGTGCAGCAGGCCCGGCTGAACAATAAAATTTACGAGATCAATTAAACTTTTTTGTTAAAATTCTTTCTAATAACTAATTAAATTAGTATCTTTAAGTATAAAACATGAGGGTATTTTTGCCAATTTGCTCGAGGTTGCTTAGTAAGGAAATCCGATCATTTTACTGTAATGAAATCGTTTGTTTATTTGGTTTTTACCTGTTTCATTTCTACCGGTGCTTTTATGGGTGCCTTATATTCCAAAACACCACTGCTATTGTATGCAGTCGGCTTTGGCATTTGGGCGCTGTTTATCTGGAGCGCCTTTCGCCGGACGAAAAAGAACGCAGAGCGCCGCGAAATGGAACGCAGCTTTCAGAACTACATGCGCTACCAGCAGCGACGTTCTTAGTATCAGGGGGCTATAATAATTACGCCCCCTTCCTCATTTTTCCTTCCGTTAATTTGTCCTTCCCATCATTACAGTGTTTATCAGGCCAGCAGGAACCGGATAAATTGATCTCCAAAATCCGTGGTCCACATCCGGGTAAACGGTTGGCTACCGCCAAACGTACCAAAACCCTTATCGATCAGTAAGCCTTTGGCATAAAGCGTTTGTTTATAATATAAGAATTCCGAGGCGCTGATCTGAAAGTACTCCGCTTTTCTGAACTCCTGCCGGTCCGTGATCTGCTGCCTGATCGTATCCGCCGCTTTTAATTCCCCATCCAGCTGCGGTTGAAGCGCCGCTATCGCCGTGTCATCTACCGGGTGACTTATCTTTAATTTATCGATCTTTTCCTGGGTCTGGCGTGACCTGGAATCCGCCTTCATGCACTCCACTTCCAGCCGCGCAAAATCAACTGAAAATCGCGCATGCTCCGACAATATCCTGATGGCCATCTCATCCAAAGCGCTGATCAGATCCAAATAAGTCTCTGCATTCTCCGCGCTCTTATGAGGCTCGTAAATATGCTGGATCAGCACATCTCGGTAACGTTCATGCTTTTGTTTTGATTTGGTCATTACCACCCGCCGCACTACCGACTCAAAAATATCGCTGAACTCTTCCGTTTTTAAACTCTCTGGGTCAATCTCCTGATGTTCCAGGAAGAATTCGGAAAGCAGTTCCGAAAACGTGTTAATCCGGTTTTGTTTTACCCGGCTTCGGTAATCAAAAAACACTTCGTTCAACGCGCCCCCGGCAAAAGGTACCGCGCTGAACAATGATCTTACCACCGTGATACCAGCCTCTTTTCCGTCAAATTTTGTCATGTGTTTATCGCCTGAATGATACAGTGCTACAAAGATACCCTTAACGAAAACGGTACCGTATATTCGGCACTGCAAATATTTAAATAACGGTTCGTAAACAGGATAACATTAGCCTGGAGGTGAAACGTGTGATGGCTGGCTATTAACGGGCGGCTTATACATCGGGCATGCCAGTACACTAATCAGTATCACCTTATATTTTCAAATAGTAGTATAATGCTTTGCCCTTCCTAATAAATATTTTCAATATTTATCCTTTGAATTTGATATTAAGTTGCTTATTTGCTTAGCTTTATATGCTAAACCTATCTCGTTTCAATTATGATTTTTAAATGGCAGGATAAGCCAATTGATTCTCCGGAAAAATTTAAGGAAGGCACAAAAAGCCATTTTTCCTTTGATGAATTATTTGATTATTTACTTTATACCGGCCAGATCGAAAAAGTGATGGCAATTGAAAGGGAAGAAAAATATCGGTTTTTCTCCGATCAGATCGCCTCACTTTACCGCAAACTTTTTTCCAAAGGCTATGGCCACAAAAGATTCCTTTCTGACACATTTTTGATGGTCAGAAACTACTTACAGCAGGAGCAGTTTGAATTTTTATGTTTCTTGTCGCCGGTTATCAGCAACCCCGAAACGGATGCTGACCAGGAAAAAACGAAGGACACCCAAGAGAACAAAACCAATCACCTCTATAGTAAAAACTGGCAAATCGATCCGACAGGGATAGTCGGTGATTTCAGTGATCCGCTGTCTGTCAATGACGTTTTTAAAGGTTATAATGACGATTCAATGGATATTTTTTTTGTGTTTGGCTGTCAGAATATCGCCATGCTCGATAATCGGGTTCATACAGCTGCGGTCGTGCTGGCTGACTTGTTAATGAACGGAACTGAAGAAAAATTCGCTAACAATGTGGTCATTTTATCAGGATGGAATAATAGCGCAAGTCCTAAAGGCAAGGTGCAGTTTGCGAATGAATCGCTGATGATGAAAAATCTGCTGCTGAGCAAAGTCAATTATTTTTTGGATGTGTATTCGAAACCAAAAAAAAACCTTCCTGAGACCTTTGCCACCGAACAGATAATAACCGAGATAGAATCGAGAAACACGGCTGCAAACATCACTGGATTATTCAATATCGTTGAAAACGACGTATTCCCTCATTTATCCCCGGAAGGTAGGCATATTAACCTGTACCTGATCAGTTCCAGCCCGCATTTGCTGGAAATCACTGAAAAATTGAGGGACTACCTCGAAAAGCTGCCCGGCTATGAAAAAAATAGCGGTGACTCAATTCGCACCCTGACAAAAAAATTACGCTGTGCCACAGCTGACCTGTACCTTATCGGCACAGATCATCCCCAGATCATTTTTACCGCCGAACAGGAGCACGAAGTAAAATTATTGATTAACAATACATTATTTAGAAATTTCAAATCGAGTCATATCCATGAAAAATATGCAACTAATAAACGGCGAACAGACATTACCCCTCGAAATGATAAATAAGATCGCGGCGTTGAATCTGTCTGCAATCGGAAAAAAGATCACAGCGGCAGGTAAAGCAGAAATAGCCATTGAAACGGCGGAACAGGAATACAAACGGTTTCTAACAATGGTAGCTGTTTTTCCAGGAGAGAGAATTGTTCCTAATATTCCGGCTGACTGGTTCTGGCACGAGCATATTCTGGATACCAGACGCTATATGGCAGACACGACTGGTATTTTTGGCAATTTCCTGCATCATCAGCCCGTATATGAGACATCAAACGAAATAAATCAAACAATAAAAGCAGCGGAAAAAAGGTCTGAAGAGCTTTATCGTTACCTGTTCAAAACTGAAATGCAGTTTGCCTTTGCAGATTGTTCAGACGGTAATGAGGGGTCGTGCTGGGCCGTTTCCGCAGAGGAGTAGTTATGATATTTTTTGCAAAAAGCAATTACCTTCTTGAAAAACACAAAGAGTTTTACGAGATCATACGACGTGCCGTAGCTGTTCTTAAAGAAAATCAGGTCTATATCAGAAGAGTAAATAAAGAACTTGACAGCGATGTCCCTTATCCGTCGTCTCCCAGCGATGTATTGAAAGTGATCGAAAACGGCTTAGAAGATGACGTGGAAAAGTTTAATCAGTTTTGCAAGGATATGCGGTTTGAATTTGCCGAGCAGGGAAATCCTGTACAACAACTTGAAAGATATCTTTTAACTCTGAAACTTTTTCAGGGATTCGAAGGTAAGATCAACTTTGAACCGCTCTTAAACATATTTAATTACAGTAAGGAAGTCTATGACGATAAGATGAGTAGGTTCTCATTACTGCCTGATTTTGACAAAAAGTTCATTCCTGACTTTATGGCTTCCTCTTTCGCTTTGCTATGGTTCAATCGCTGTATCCATAATAATATCAGGCGACCTTTAGAGCAATATCTTACCAGCCTGATGTCAAATCTGAATTATCAGCAATTTAGTTCCGGTGCCCAGCTAAAAGATCTGGTGGATAGATTTTTCCCGGACAACAAGGCATTGATTTATGTTTTAGGGGCGTGTCCGGAGAACTTCAAATCTAAAAAAGCTCGAAATATCGCTGATGATGAATATTACCAGATCCTGGTTCAGCGTCTCAATACAGCAAATAAAGTTAGCACCTTTTGTGGAAACTTTATGGAAATAGAACCTAAACAGGAGGGGTTTTTCGTTCACGCTGATCACTATCGGCAGATAAATGTTGTTTTGCAAGATCATCCTAATGAGAGCGTTTACCTTAATTCAGATAAGGACGCGGCAATTGCAGTCGAAAGAAATATTACCCGAGATAACATTGGGAAAGTAATGACCAATTTTTATGATGAATTGCTCCAGGAAGAACAGAAATTGGAAAGTATAGCAGCATATGATTTGATCATTGTGACCTCCACCTTTCATATTTTTAAAACGGCTCTGGAAGTGGAACGTTATTTTTTTAGAAACAACATCACCGCTAAGCAGCCAAAAAATGTCGTTATAATTGGGGATGAATCATTTTATGATCTGATGAGCCACTGCGACGACAAGATCAATAAAAAAAGGAGTGACCGGGACAAAGAAGAATACAAAGAGCCTGTTCCCGATGATGATTTGCCACTAATACGTAAGAAAAAGGTAAAAAATTTCATGTTCGAGATCTTTCAGCATGCGCTCGATAAAAATTCAAATAAGACATGAGCACCCGGATAATTATTAATCAGCCAGATGAAAGCAAACGGCTTAATGCTGGCGACGTTAAATTCCTGATCATCCATTATACAGCTGGGGATTACCAGCGTGCAAAGTATATCTTTGAACATCCACTGGAATTCGACCAGGTATCCGTTCAATTCGTGCTGGACCTTGATGGAACAATAGACGAATTGATACCAACATCATCAGGTATCACTTACCAGGCTAATCATTGTGGGGCGAGTTACTGGATGCAGGAGGATGAAATTCTCAGCGGATTTAACAAATTTAGCATAGGTGTAGAAATCATTAACCCAAACGGAAATTTGCTCGATTATACCGAGCAGCAGTACCAATCGCTTCTCGGACTTATCAAGCGATTGCAGGAATATTACCCCAATCTGAGATCGGCCTCATCGATTCTTGGGCATGAGCAAATCGCCGGTTTTCGGGGAAAAGTGGATCCCGGTGTGAAATTTAACTGGTCAAGGGTCTTTTCTGAATGCTACGGCCTTGAGTCATTCGAGCGCCGGGGCGTTGTTTGCGTTCCGCCTGCGTTGATCGCCATATTTGAATCTTGTCTGGACCTGGAGCCGCTGGCAACCAATAGAGATGCGAATGTCAATTTCTGGCGTTTGATCAGTGCGACAATGGAGATGTCCATGTCGCTCCTTGCAAACGGCCAATCACTGCCCATGGTCGAACATGCTTGTCGCCGTAAAATCGCTGAATTAACTCCGAAATAAAATGGAAAATAAAAAATTCGCTACAGCTAAACTTTCTGTGATCCCTGTACGGGTAATGCCGTCGGACACATCCGAATTGGATACCTGTTTATTGTTCGGCGAACAGGTGGAAATTCTTGAAGAAAAGGGTAATTGGATAAAGGTCAGCGGCCTGTTTGATCATTATGGCGGCTGGGTAGATAGCAAGCAGTTATCATTCGTCGGCGATCCTCCTGCTGTAGAAAAACCTGTAATTGCAGAAAGTTTATTTGCTTGGGCTGAATCTAAGGAAAGACGCATTTTGGTACCTCGGGGCGCTGTACTTCCAAACTTTCATGATGGATACTTATCGCTTGATGGCTATAATTTTAAGTATGATGGTAAGGTCTATCAGGAATATGACGGCGCTTGCGCCGACCGGGCAATTACACTGGCAAAAGATTATCTCGGGGTTCCATATCTATGGGGCGGTCGGTCCCCATTTGGCATTGACTGTTCAGGCTTTATGCAGGTTGTTTTCATGCTTTGCGGGATTGAACTCCCCAGGAATGCTTCACAGCAGGTGCTACAGGGTGAACTCGTGAATTTTGAAAACCGCAGCCCTGGCGACCTGGTCTTCTTTGCCAGTAATGGCAAGGTGTTTCACGTAGGCATGTTAGCCGACCGCGAAAGGATCATCCATGCGTCAGGTGAAGTACGCATAGACAAGATAACCCCCAATGGTATTTTTCATAGTGATGAGCAAAGTCATTCAAACAATATATTTGCGATTAAACGTCTTTTCACCGACGATAATTAACCAGGAACCCGCTCCCGATATCATTTTTTTCAGCTTATATTGACTTTTTATGTATTGCCCCAGTGCTGCCGGGCGGCCAGCTATTAACCAGTCAGGGATGAATCACTGGCTTAATACCGAACTCACACAGCATTTGCCCGTCTGGCGTCACCCTGAAGCCGGCGGACCAAACCGAGTGTCTTGCACCCAACCCGCTGGTTGCCAGCAGCGCCTCGCCATCATGGTCCCGGTCTGCCGGAGGATTGTTTTCGTCAACCCGGTAATCCTGATGTGACAGCTTTTCTATGAACAGGTAAGAATCGGGGTGGAGGTTCTCTAAACCAATGTTTAAGGAGATCAGCTGTTCGTAGGCGATCTTTTCCTCCACATAGGCCTTAAACACATTTGCGGAGATTTTAGCTTTGTTGATCTCAATAAAGCGGTCAACAAATATCATGACCTGCTCACAGACCCGTTTTCGGTATTTGTCATCCGTATTGATCCTGTCCTGAAATTTTCGTTTTTTCTCCGGATCAAGCTGGCCGGAATTGAAAGTTTGAATAAAAGTCAATAGCTTTTTTGCAAAGAAGAACTGGTTAACGGCGATCCCACCTTTAATCACGCCGACTACCGACTTTACCAGGGGTATCTCTTTTAGTGCGGGGTTATCGATCAGGTCATCAATGAAAATTTCACTGTAATCCATCCCCAGATCGATGCCTGGAGTTAAAAGCTCATCGGAAAATTGGTGGCTCAGGCTTCTGTTTTCGTTGTGGTTTGTTGGTAAATTGCTCATTCGTACAAAAATAAACAATACACCGCATATTAGCGGTCGATTTTAGTGGTCAGGGTTCTGCCTGCAGGGTATCTTTGTACCCTGATAGTTTTTATCAGCCCGCGATGATTTAAATCCTGCTGCGATGCCAATTTGTGCCCTTTGCCATAAAAACGACGCCGATAAAAAAGGCTCCCACCTGATCCCGCATTTTTTGATGAAAAAAATTGACAATGTCGATGGCCGCCCGGGCCGTGAACTGGAACTGGGCTTTGAGTTAAGTGGCGGTTATGTAACGGGCTATTTCGGTAGTTCCGTCCTGCCCGAGCGCC is drawn from Mucilaginibacter ginsenosidivorax and contains these coding sequences:
- a CDS encoding ArsR/SmtB family transcription factor — encoded protein: MLIFAAMDSCTRIFADSGQIKNCRETVKTHQQAFTDLAQVVALAGNEVRLKILFLLAQEQELCPCDLSDILTMTIPAVSQHLRKLKDGGVICSRKSGQTVFYSVNPVQITLLQPFFQIIQEPLSEAKA
- the merTP gene encoding mercuric transport protein MerTP — protein: MKEATQKGWIGGIIAAIAASLCCIAPLLAIFGGLSGAATYFNWIAPYRPYLIGITVLVFAFAWYQQLVVTPKKEKDCCTPTSRSIWQSKKFLLIVTVFAAVLTAFPYYSALFYKAPPKTTAVALQSNFKSIRLNIKGMGCADCTKHIDGSLMSLNGVTSSNTSFEKAQTIVQYDPDKTNADSIDHKIKEIGYQPTLIKQN
- a CDS encoding GDCCVxC domain-containing (seleno)protein, which gives rise to MAATIQLNSVITCPNCGFQKEEEMPTNACQYFYECEACKTTLKPLAGDCCVFCSYGTVKCPPIQQGSSCCG
- a CDS encoding bleomycin resistance protein, whose protein sequence is MDFKQSIPALPVVNIAKAVAFYESKMGFKARYQEDGFAILVRNSVDIHLWAACDQSWRYKFWLVFRPISCGAESFLAGTASCRIQVTGIDELYKEMKATGVIYNAETVVEDQSWGHRDFPTLDLHGNLITFYEIVK
- a CDS encoding ankyrin repeat domain-containing protein, with the translated sequence MLASQLFKLVTQGDLQQLRAVLEADPSIANTGVPCSDAQPEMKGHPLHRICDVVFAGAITDEKAIEIAKVLLEFGADINGYKSSGDQNTPLIAAASLHAEKLGIFYIEQGADIVYADQDGATALHWAAFCGRDQLVAALIAKGANINQQDTTFNSTPIGWAVHTLTSGDSGNQHNQIACIHLLLNAGADKAVLDADTLAYIKTLTA
- a CDS encoding zincin-like metallopeptidase domain-containing protein, translated to MSTPFKPLSEQITGKMIADLKAGTSIFQRPNNSLNSALPFNIESGHRYAGPSALILLMQKRDDPRWGTSNQANRNHTAVVKGATGTLIQFMSNYEYQKMVDGEGQPVLKENGKQRTERIKLDEPKQVDAWLFNGEQMRNIQKWEKEPNILSPAERAQVILDNSKAVIENGGEDMFYDRQLDAIIIPEMEQFASPEQYYAEALHQLAHWTATEDRLNRPLVGEAGEFVMIREELRTNLASLLLSKELNLPYDLNYHEGFVNAWAQVLKEEPSELFKAASDAQKIVDHILGFEQQIEEKQEAEQTQQSANANEIGTAAETQIDTPKIDPTKLTEGEVIPHNGTEFKVIKAQKNNIYQMQDLGSERKFKMSSKDVLFNELLDARNNSQEVAASRSVSAEEAAYHETEAVEQFLDEQYQIER
- a CDS encoding DUF4099 domain-containing protein, yielding MIKQQFKREELPMEELQKLGLADWNVLHIDDDDLAALLNGRRTDMLRLENLEQQGLHIPALDAKLSLRRNESGGVELLAHPIYKFAEGPEYLTDTEIESLEKGEAVNVVKTISDGEGDKREVLVEFDKDTNEFITVDTGKIFPPDEINGIPLTQQQKKNYRRGKEVETEDGTTIQFSAKDKQAIRADRLALIASVLIDGGVSYVLFKGLNALFNKPQHKEPGRNFHKAMEKLSEAEAKQAAPTVKPGNDTDEEISETISR
- a CDS encoding PH domain-containing protein, which codes for METLPIDEPQVITIRPAAVFAFVHVMAFMLCSLGFLLLAWRFWPGLVWISLLSAAFGLYRFWFIRHICYTITPEIIRIRRGIFFKRTDQVELYRVKDYILTQPFLLQVCGLMNLTLKSTDPENPIVWLRGIPASDLVDTLRGYVQQARLNNKIYEIN
- a CDS encoding YdcF family protein, which encodes MIFKWQDKPIDSPEKFKEGTKSHFSFDELFDYLLYTGQIEKVMAIEREEKYRFFSDQIASLYRKLFSKGYGHKRFLSDTFLMVRNYLQQEQFEFLCFLSPVISNPETDADQEKTKDTQENKTNHLYSKNWQIDPTGIVGDFSDPLSVNDVFKGYNDDSMDIFFVFGCQNIAMLDNRVHTAAVVLADLLMNGTEEKFANNVVILSGWNNSASPKGKVQFANESLMMKNLLLSKVNYFLDVYSKPKKNLPETFATEQIITEIESRNTAANITGLFNIVENDVFPHLSPEGRHINLYLISSSPHLLEITEKLRDYLEKLPGYEKNSGDSIRTLTKKLRCATADLYLIGTDHPQIIFTAEQEHEVKLLINNTLFRNFKSSHIHEKYATNKRRTDITPRNDK
- a CDS encoding glycine-rich domain-containing protein; translated protein: MINKIAALNLSAIGKKITAAGKAEIAIETAEQEYKRFLTMVAVFPGERIVPNIPADWFWHEHILDTRRYMADTTGIFGNFLHHQPVYETSNEINQTIKAAEKRSEELYRYLFKTEMQFAFADCSDGNEGSCWAVSAEE